The sequence CGTGCAGAGGTGCTCGTTCTGCATGCCCGAGGTGAAGGACAGCAGGTGGCGCAGGGTGATGTGGGCCTTGTCGCCCGTCCAGCCGAGCACCTCGCCCGTGGTGGAGTCGAGCGAGAGGAGGCCCTGGCGGATGACGTCGAAGATGACGGCGCCGGCAATCATCTTCGAGGAGGACGCCACCGCGACGCGCCGGTCCGGCGTGAAGTCGCCCACCATGTGCTCGTACACCTTGCGGTCCTGGGCGTCGTACACGGCGAGGCCCAGCCCCGGGACTTTGTCGGAGCCCGCATCCGCGACGCGGGCGTCCAGGAGCGCGCCCACGGCATCCCACGCCGTGCCCGCGTCGGGGATGGGGTTGCCCGCGTCGGCGGTGCTACCTCCATCACTGCCCGCGTCGGCCGTCGTGCCTCCATCGGAATCGGACGACGCGCCTCCACCGCAGGCCCACAGCACCACACTCAAGGACAGCCACAACAGACGCACCACGTTCATTGATGTCTCCCTGGCGGCACCAACACGCGGCGCGGGCGGAGGTTGCGGGAGAATCGAGACGGGCCGCTGCGAGGCCTAGCGGCCCAGTGGAGTGATGCCACCCGGGCCGTCCACCTGGAAGGGCAGCTTGAGCGTCAGGACGAGGCCCACCTCGCTTCCATGCCGGGGCTTCTCCTGGCCTCCGGGCCCCGTCGTTCCGGGACCGGTGAGGGGAATGCCGAAGCGCACGCCCAGCGAGCCGAAGACGAAGGCCACATAGGGGGCGAGGTGGAGTCCCGTCGTGGCGACGTGGTTCCGGTCCGCCGTCTCGTGCATGAGCCCTAATTCCATGCCCAGGAACAGGAGCGTGCCCTGGAGGCCTCCGCAGAGCCGCGCGTACTGGCCGTTCGACTGGCCATCCATCAGTTGTACCTGGGCGAAGGCTCCGAGCGCACCGAGCTTGTCGACGAAGTTGAGGGTGGCCTCCACGCCCAGCCCCAGCTGCTTCTCCTCCTCATGCGAGCGACCCGAGAAGCTGAACAGGGGGCCGACGGAGAAGTACGTCTCTCCTTCCGGAAGCTTCATGTCCGCCCGCGCGTCGAAAGCCAGGAGCAGGGCGGGCAACAGGGAGAGCAGGATGGGCGTGCGTGGTGACATGCCGCTCCTGATTGCAATGGTCATTCCGGGAGCGCTCTCGACGGTGGCGAGGCTTCAGCGCTGTGCAGCGGCGTGCACAGCGGGCAGCGGCCGATACGCCCGGCGCACGTGCTCACTTGGAGGGGAGCGAGAGGTAGTGTGCGCCCAGTTCCGTCAATGTGCCGGGGGCGCCCAGCAGGCTCGCGAAGCACGGGTCATTGGTCCATCGGCCGGTGAACCACGCGTAGCGGAACACGTCGTCCCGGCTCTCGCAGACGGAGACCATCTCCGCCATCTGGGCCTTCTGCTTCGCGACGGAGTCAACCTGCGCGCCGTCATTCTGGCGGTGGCAGTTGGCGAACTCCGTCACCCAGAACGGCTTGCCGTACTTCTTGAGCCTGTCCAACTGGCCCGCGAGCCCGTAGTCGTACCAGTGGAAGGCGAGGTAATCGATGCGCGGCTCGCGGTTGCCATTCGCAGAGCGGTAGGCCGCGTAGAAGGCGTCGAGCCAGACGACGGGGTCCGAGTACCCCTGCATCGTGCCCCAGTTCATCGCCGGGCCCACGAGCTTCACGCCCGTGTTGGCGGCGACGCTCTCGTAGCGGGGCCACAGCGCCGCCGCGGCCTGCGGTGACAGGTTGGACTGGTCCGTGAGGTTGGGCTCGTTGAGGAGCAGCAGGTAGCGGACGTGGGGGTTGGACTTGAGCCAGGTCTCCACGCCGGCCGCGTCGAAGTCCCCGTTCCAGAGCATGGGGATGAAGTCCATGCCGTAGCGCGCGCGGTAGTCCGAGGGCACGTCGCGGTGCGGCCGGGGGCTCCAGTTGTACCACCAGCTCACGCCCGGAGAGACGGCCGCGAGGTCCGCTGGCGTCGCGAGGTCGAAGGCGATGCCGCGCTTGGCGCTCTTCGCTGGCGTCTGGGTGCCTCCGTCGGACGGAGGGGTACCCGCGTCCGCCGTGACGCCGGCATCCGATGTCGAGGGAGTGCCCGCGTCGTCCTTCGACTGCGAGGCGGCCGGGTCACATCCCAGGAGCAGGAGCACCGCGAGACAGGCCGGCGCGAAGGCGCTTCTCATGTGGCT comes from Pyxidicoccus parkwaysis and encodes:
- a CDS encoding glycoside hydrolase family protein, which gives rise to MRSAFAPACLAVLLLLGCDPAASQSKDDAGTPSTSDAGVTADAGTPPSDGGTQTPAKSAKRGIAFDLATPADLAAVSPGVSWWYNWSPRPHRDVPSDYRARYGMDFIPMLWNGDFDAAGVETWLKSNPHVRYLLLLNEPNLTDQSNLSPQAAAALWPRYESVAANTGVKLVGPAMNWGTMQGYSDPVVWLDAFYAAYRSANGNREPRIDYLAFHWYDYGLAGQLDRLKKYGKPFWVTEFANCHRQNDGAQVDSVAKQKAQMAEMVSVCESRDDVFRYAWFTGRWTNDPCFASLLGAPGTLTELGAHYLSLPSK